One segment of Thermococcus sp. AM4 DNA contains the following:
- the wtpC gene encoding tungstate ABC transporter ATP-binding protein WtpC → MLRAEGISKDWKEFHLRDITLEVKEGEHFIILGPSGAGKTVLLEIIAGIIEPDSGRIYLKGRDVTDLPPEKRGLAYVPQNYALFPNMDVFDNIAFGLRVRKVPKPEIERKVREISKVLGIEHLLHRKPRTLSGGEQQRVALARALVVEPPLILLDEPFANLDVQTRAKLLGEMKRWKRELGFTALHVTHSFEEAISLGDRVGVMLDGKLVQVGEVRDVFSRPASEEVARFLGFENIIEGIAEGRKLRVNGVEIELPVEAEGKVRVGLRPEDIIISTEPIRSSARNEFKATVESIEELGPLVRVHLSLGEIPLTAFITRSSMLELEIEKGKEVYVSFKASALHVF, encoded by the coding sequence ATGCTTCGCGCTGAAGGAATCTCCAAGGACTGGAAGGAGTTCCACCTCAGGGATATAACCCTTGAGGTTAAAGAGGGCGAGCACTTCATAATACTCGGCCCGAGCGGTGCGGGAAAGACGGTTCTCCTCGAGATAATCGCGGGGATAATAGAGCCCGATTCCGGGAGGATTTACCTCAAAGGCAGAGACGTTACGGACCTTCCGCCCGAGAAACGCGGTTTGGCCTACGTCCCCCAGAACTACGCCCTCTTCCCGAACATGGATGTCTTCGATAACATAGCCTTCGGTCTAAGGGTCAGGAAGGTGCCAAAGCCCGAAATAGAGCGCAAAGTGCGGGAAATTTCCAAGGTTCTGGGCATAGAACACCTCCTCCACCGGAAGCCGAGGACGCTGAGCGGTGGGGAGCAGCAGAGGGTAGCTTTGGCGAGGGCGCTCGTCGTCGAGCCACCTTTAATCCTCCTCGACGAGCCCTTCGCGAACCTCGACGTTCAGACGAGGGCAAAGCTTTTGGGTGAGATGAAGCGCTGGAAGCGAGAGCTGGGCTTTACAGCCCTGCACGTAACGCATTCCTTTGAAGAAGCGATAAGCCTCGGCGACCGGGTTGGGGTGATGCTCGATGGAAAGCTCGTCCAGGTTGGCGAGGTGAGGGATGTCTTCTCAAGGCCGGCGAGTGAAGAGGTTGCTCGCTTCCTCGGCTTCGAGAACATAATTGAGGGAATCGCCGAAGGAAGAAAGCTCAGGGTCAACGGTGTTGAGATTGAGCTTCCGGTCGAGGCCGAAGGGAAGGTCAGGGTCGGCTTAAGACCGGAGGACATCATAATCTCAACCGAACCGATAAGGAGCTCCGCGAGGAACGAGTTCAAAGCAACCGTTGAGTCAATCGAAGAACTCGGTCCGCTCGTGAGGGTCCACCTTTCCCTCGGCGAGATACCCCTTACGGCATTCATAACCCGCTCATCGATGCTCGAACTTGAGATAGAGAAGGGGAAAGAAGTCTACGTCAGTTTCAAGGCGAGCGCGCTTCACGTTTTTTAA
- the glp gene encoding gephyrin-like molybdotransferase Glp, which produces MREFKRLTPYREALKLLLDDLSEIDETEEVPLDDALGRVLVGDVVSPIDSPPFDRSAVDGYALRAEDTFPAREYNPVELKIVDEIVAGEESRAKVEPGTAVKLMTGAKLPAGANAVLMQEMAEREGDVIRVLRPVAPGQNVAFKGEDVKRGEVILKKGQVLRPQDLAILKSVGFKTVRVKRRPRVGIIVTGDELIEEFDENALNAGKILESNSVMLEGLVRQYFGEPVFYGVVPDDEDAIRDAIERAKAENDLVLVTGGSAFGDRDFAHRFVRLLFHGTTIKPGRPIGYGERVFIMSGYPVAVFAQFHLYVKHALAKLVGARNYEVRVKAILTNRVSSQLGRYEFVKVGYENGKAKPIKKRGSGIISSLVESNGYLVIPENSEGYLEGEEVEVTLY; this is translated from the coding sequence ATGAGGGAGTTCAAGCGCCTCACCCCCTATAGGGAGGCATTAAAGCTCCTCCTTGACGACCTGAGCGAGATTGATGAAACCGAGGAAGTTCCGCTCGACGATGCCCTCGGCAGGGTCTTAGTGGGGGACGTCGTTTCACCGATAGACAGCCCTCCCTTTGACCGTTCGGCGGTTGACGGCTACGCTTTGAGAGCTGAAGACACGTTTCCGGCGAGGGAATATAATCCTGTGGAGCTGAAGATCGTTGATGAGATTGTCGCTGGAGAGGAGAGCAGAGCGAAGGTAGAGCCCGGAACTGCGGTAAAGCTCATGACGGGGGCGAAGCTCCCCGCGGGGGCGAACGCGGTTCTGATGCAGGAAATGGCGGAGCGGGAGGGGGACGTGATAAGGGTTCTCCGTCCCGTTGCTCCAGGACAGAACGTTGCTTTCAAGGGTGAGGACGTGAAGAGGGGAGAAGTAATCCTGAAGAAGGGGCAGGTGCTCAGGCCTCAGGATCTCGCGATTCTCAAGAGCGTGGGCTTCAAGACGGTTAGGGTCAAAAGAAGGCCTCGGGTTGGGATAATCGTAACCGGCGACGAGCTGATTGAGGAGTTTGATGAGAACGCCTTAAACGCCGGCAAAATCCTTGAGAGCAATTCCGTTATGCTAGAGGGCCTCGTGAGGCAATATTTCGGCGAGCCAGTCTTCTACGGCGTTGTTCCCGACGATGAAGACGCGATAAGAGATGCAATCGAGAGGGCGAAGGCCGAGAACGACCTCGTGCTCGTCACCGGTGGTTCGGCCTTTGGGGACAGGGACTTTGCCCACAGGTTCGTTAGGCTGCTCTTCCACGGGACGACGATAAAGCCTGGCCGGCCGATAGGCTACGGGGAGAGGGTCTTCATAATGAGCGGGTATCCAGTGGCTGTTTTCGCGCAGTTCCACCTGTACGTCAAGCACGCCCTGGCGAAACTCGTTGGGGCCAGAAACTACGAGGTTCGCGTCAAGGCGATCCTTACCAACAGGGTTTCGAGCCAGCTCGGAAGGTACGAGTTCGTGAAGGTGGGGTATGAGAATGGAAAAGCGAAGCCCATTAAAAAGCGGGGTAGCGGAATAATAAGCTCGCTCGTAGAGAGCAACGGGTACTTGGTGATTCCCGAGAACAGCGAGGGATACCTGGAGGGGGAGGAAGTAGAGGTCACCCTGTACTGA
- a CDS encoding molybdenum cofactor biosynthesis protein B, whose amino-acid sequence MGVEEHKRKAPRKFRFAVITVSDTASRGEKEDASGKFLVDELQRNGHECVLYKVVPDEKISIIGAVVEAFEAGADVVVTSGGTGIASRDVTIESLRPLFDKELTGFGEIFRLISYEEIGTAAVMTRATAGIIRSSGRAMAIFCLPGSLGAAKTGIKIILREAGHVLKHGRE is encoded by the coding sequence ATGGGCGTTGAGGAGCACAAGAGGAAGGCACCCAGGAAGTTCCGCTTTGCTGTCATAACGGTCAGCGACACCGCGAGCAGGGGGGAGAAAGAAGACGCGAGCGGAAAGTTCCTCGTCGATGAACTTCAGAGAAACGGACACGAGTGCGTTCTTTACAAGGTCGTGCCCGATGAGAAGATTTCCATCATTGGTGCCGTCGTCGAGGCCTTTGAGGCGGGGGCGGACGTTGTCGTCACCTCGGGAGGGACTGGAATAGCGAGCAGGGACGTCACGATAGAAAGCCTCAGACCGCTTTTCGACAAGGAGCTCACCGGCTTCGGCGAGATCTTCCGGCTGATAAGCTACGAGGAGATAGGTACGGCGGCCGTGATGACCAGGGCGACCGCCGGAATAATCCGGAGTTCCGGACGGGCGATGGCTATCTTCTGCCTCCCCGGAAGCCTCGGGGCAGCGAAGACGGGAATAAAGATCATCCTCCGCGAGGCCGGCCACGTCCTCAAGCACGGGAGGGAGTGA
- a CDS encoding asparaginase codes for MRILIMGTGGTIASAKTERGYKAKLSVDEILAIAGIRGDGVKIETRDVLNVDSTLMQPEDWITIGEAVFESLNDYDGIVITHGTDTLAYTSSALSFMLRNVPIPVVLTGSMLPITEPNSDAPRNLKTALTFAMKGFPGIYVAFMDKIMLGTRVSKVHSLGLNAFQSINYPDIAYIKGDEIIVRHKPELPVGEPSFDPRIDPNVVHIRLTPGLSPEVFLAVAERVHGIVLEGYGAGGIPYRGRNLLEAVSKVAREKPVVMTTQALYGGVDLTRYEVGRRALEAGVIPAGDMTKEATLVKLMYALGRTREIEEVRRIMEKNLAGELSSAF; via the coding sequence GTGAGGATTCTAATAATGGGCACAGGCGGGACGATAGCGAGTGCGAAGACCGAGAGGGGCTACAAGGCGAAGCTAAGCGTTGATGAGATCCTTGCGATCGCTGGAATAAGGGGGGACGGCGTTAAAATAGAGACGCGGGACGTTCTGAACGTGGACAGCACGCTCATGCAGCCGGAGGACTGGATAACGATTGGAGAGGCGGTTTTTGAGAGCCTGAACGACTACGATGGAATCGTCATAACCCACGGAACCGATACCCTCGCCTACACCTCCTCGGCTTTGAGCTTCATGCTGAGGAACGTCCCGATTCCTGTCGTTTTAACGGGCTCGATGCTCCCCATAACGGAACCCAACAGCGACGCGCCGAGGAACCTGAAAACTGCCCTAACCTTCGCGATGAAGGGCTTTCCGGGGATTTATGTGGCGTTCATGGACAAGATAATGCTCGGAACGAGGGTTTCAAAGGTGCACTCCCTCGGCCTCAACGCCTTCCAGAGCATAAACTACCCCGACATCGCCTACATCAAGGGCGATGAAATAATCGTGAGGCACAAACCCGAGCTCCCGGTCGGGGAACCGTCCTTCGACCCGAGGATAGATCCGAACGTCGTTCACATTCGCCTAACGCCGGGCCTCTCTCCAGAGGTCTTTCTCGCGGTTGCGGAGAGGGTTCACGGCATAGTTCTCGAAGGCTACGGCGCCGGGGGGATTCCCTACCGCGGACGGAACCTCCTCGAGGCCGTCTCAAAGGTCGCCCGCGAAAAACCCGTGGTCATGACGACGCAGGCCCTCTACGGCGGCGTTGATCTGACGCGCTATGAAGTGGGACGGAGGGCCCTCGAGGCCGGCGTTATTCCGGCTGGAGACATGACGAAGGAGGCGACGCTCGTCAAGCTCATGTACGCACTTGGAAGGACGAGGGAAATTGAAGAAGTGAGGAGGATAATGGAGAAAAACCTCGCCGGGGAGCTCAGCTCAGCTTTTTGA
- a CDS encoding MFS transporter, whose product MEKERKVFGISWNVFLLGIVSFLNDMSSEMIAPIVPSYLTDVLGTGKLASGSVMGAIESMSSLFKVLFGYFSDIFRKRKAFVFTGYALSTAAKGALAFTRHWWDFLLLRAVDRVGKGIRTAPRDALIAESSEKGKTGKSFGFHRMMDTLGAVAGPIVAIALLGLLKNLPKESAYRHVFLISAVPGAVSLLVILLFVKDRGGEVRKKVKGISTLRDRSLQLFLAVIAIGALGRYSYAFTLWKARELGYSLEQDIAFYALFNLVYALAAYPIGLYSDTFGKKRMITLGFGIATLAALTFAYARNVYTLIIAFVLYGLYIAIEDTVPRAYMADLAKEHEKGTIIGAYHTVFGIFVFPASVMAGYLWSAYSLEYSFLFAAFMNLLALVLMILIRDRS is encoded by the coding sequence ATGGAGAAGGAGCGGAAGGTCTTCGGGATCAGCTGGAACGTCTTTCTCCTCGGCATCGTCAGCTTCCTCAACGACATGAGCAGTGAGATGATAGCGCCGATAGTTCCCAGCTACCTAACGGACGTCCTCGGGACTGGAAAACTCGCGAGCGGCTCGGTCATGGGCGCAATAGAGAGCATGAGCTCGCTCTTTAAGGTGCTCTTCGGTTACTTCAGCGACATCTTTAGAAAGCGTAAGGCCTTCGTTTTCACGGGCTACGCTCTCTCCACCGCCGCGAAGGGAGCCCTCGCTTTTACGCGCCACTGGTGGGACTTCCTGCTGCTCCGCGCGGTTGATCGGGTGGGGAAGGGCATTAGAACAGCTCCCCGCGATGCCCTCATAGCCGAGTCGAGCGAAAAGGGAAAAACTGGGAAGTCCTTCGGCTTTCACAGAATGATGGACACCCTCGGCGCCGTTGCGGGGCCAATCGTTGCGATAGCGCTCTTGGGGCTTTTGAAAAACCTTCCTAAGGAAAGCGCCTACAGGCACGTCTTTCTGATCTCCGCAGTTCCGGGAGCGGTGTCTCTTCTCGTCATACTCCTCTTCGTGAAGGATAGGGGCGGGGAGGTTAGGAAGAAGGTAAAGGGCATCTCGACCCTTCGGGATAGGAGCCTTCAGCTGTTCCTGGCCGTTATAGCCATCGGCGCCCTCGGGAGGTACAGTTACGCGTTCACCCTGTGGAAGGCCCGCGAGCTGGGCTATTCCCTAGAGCAGGACATAGCCTTCTACGCCCTCTTCAACCTCGTATACGCCCTCGCCGCCTATCCGATAGGTCTCTATTCCGACACCTTTGGCAAGAAGAGGATGATAACCCTCGGCTTTGGAATCGCGACTCTGGCGGCTTTAACATTCGCCTACGCGAGGAACGTTTACACCCTCATCATCGCGTTCGTGCTCTACGGCCTCTACATAGCCATTGAGGACACGGTTCCGAGGGCGTACATGGCTGATCTCGCAAAGGAGCACGAGAAGGGAACAATAATCGGTGCATATCACACCGTTTTCGGGATCTTCGTTTTTCCCGCCTCGGTTATGGCCGGCTACCTCTGGAGCGCCTATTCGCTGGAGTATAGCTTTCTCTTCGCCGCTTTCATGAACCTTCTCGCCCTTGTCTTGATGATCCTGATACGGGACCGCTCCTGA
- a CDS encoding PadR family transcriptional regulator, protein MKYRDFLSLHVLHHAREGVTGSFMMEELRRHGYKLSPGTIYPLLHELERKGLLTSREEIRNGRRVRVYTITENGLRALVEGKEKLRELCEELLGE, encoded by the coding sequence ATGAAGTACCGCGACTTCCTGAGTTTACACGTCCTCCACCACGCGAGGGAAGGGGTCACCGGCAGTTTCATGATGGAAGAACTTAGGAGGCACGGTTACAAACTCAGTCCCGGTACGATTTATCCCCTCCTCCACGAGCTCGAGCGAAAGGGCCTTCTCACGAGCAGGGAAGAAATCAGAAACGGACGGCGGGTTAGGGTCTACACGATAACGGAGAATGGCCTTAGAGCCCTTGTAGAGGGGAAAGAAAAGCTGAGGGAGCTCTGCGAGGAACTCCTGGGGGAGTGA
- a CDS encoding P1 family peptidase, with protein MKAPELGIKIGVYERGERNSIADLGVKVGHATLIEGEDVRTGVTVLLPPVKNPYKERLFASTFVMNGFSKPIGFVQVDELGYIETPIALTNTLSVYTVASAVVRHMIELNTDLKSVSPVVMECNDAYLNNVRKMAVREEHYFEAVKKASLDFEEGAVGAGTGMSAFEFKGGIGSSSRVVEIGGEEYTVASLVLANFGKREDLTVAGVPVGLELKDYPGRGTSGKGSISMVVATDAPLTARQLRRLAKRAVVGLARTGGYAYHGSGDVVLAFSTAQTVPFDKEPHPISFLPDNALSRLFKATAEATEEGIINALLGAKTVEGNGHVRYALPVEKLLEIMERYGRLERA; from the coding sequence ATGAAGGCCCCCGAGCTGGGAATCAAAATCGGCGTTTACGAACGCGGAGAGAGGAACTCTATAGCGGATTTGGGGGTTAAAGTCGGCCACGCGACGCTCATCGAGGGAGAAGACGTGAGAACTGGCGTGACGGTTCTCCTACCGCCGGTCAAGAACCCCTACAAAGAGAGGCTCTTCGCATCAACCTTCGTCATGAACGGCTTCTCCAAGCCGATAGGCTTCGTTCAGGTTGATGAACTCGGCTACATCGAGACGCCAATTGCTTTAACCAACACGCTGAGCGTCTACACGGTCGCGAGCGCGGTTGTGAGGCACATGATTGAGCTGAACACCGATTTAAAGAGCGTCTCCCCGGTCGTCATGGAGTGCAACGACGCTTACCTCAACAACGTCAGGAAGATGGCCGTTAGGGAGGAGCACTACTTCGAGGCCGTCAAAAAAGCATCGCTGGACTTCGAGGAAGGTGCCGTTGGAGCGGGAACCGGAATGAGCGCCTTCGAGTTCAAGGGAGGAATAGGCTCGTCTTCACGGGTCGTTGAGATAGGTGGCGAAGAGTACACCGTTGCCTCGCTCGTCCTTGCGAACTTCGGAAAACGGGAGGACTTAACCGTAGCGGGCGTTCCCGTTGGCCTCGAGCTGAAGGACTATCCGGGAAGGGGAACCTCTGGTAAGGGCAGCATCTCGATGGTCGTTGCAACGGACGCTCCGCTAACGGCGAGGCAGCTGAGAAGGCTCGCGAAGAGGGCAGTTGTTGGCCTCGCGAGAACCGGTGGCTACGCCTATCACGGCAGCGGCGACGTCGTTCTGGCTTTCTCGACCGCTCAGACCGTTCCCTTCGACAAAGAACCACACCCGATAAGCTTCCTGCCCGACAACGCCCTCAGCAGGCTCTTCAAGGCAACGGCGGAGGCAACGGAAGAGGGGATAATCAACGCCCTCCTGGGGGCGAAAACCGTCGAGGGCAACGGCCACGTTAGGTACGCCCTGCCGGTCGAGAAACTGCTCGAGATAATGGAAAGGTACGGGAGGCTCGAGAGGGCCTAA
- a CDS encoding deoxyribonuclease IV: protein MFKVDRLRFGTAGIPLSTPKRSTIDGIIHVRNLGLDAMELEFVRGVNLKPELAKKIKYVAKKHDVLLTAHAPYYINLNANEKAKVEASKRRIIQSAERLYDAGGWSVVFHAGYYLKQDPAKVYNRIRDALKEIERELLDRGVKVWLRPELTGKPTQFGDLKEIVKLSEELETVLPTIDFAHAHARNKGRCNSVEEWREMLAFIEDRLGREALDNMHIHMSGIEYTEKGEKRHLPLQESDMKWEDLLRVLKEFRVKGVVISESPNIEEDALLMKKKYEEIKV, encoded by the coding sequence ATGTTCAAAGTGGACAGGTTGCGCTTCGGAACCGCTGGAATACCGCTCTCAACGCCGAAGCGCTCAACGATAGACGGCATAATCCACGTGAGGAACCTCGGGTTGGATGCGATGGAGCTTGAGTTCGTCAGAGGGGTCAACCTCAAGCCGGAACTCGCGAAGAAAATCAAGTACGTCGCCAAAAAGCACGACGTCCTGCTCACGGCGCACGCCCCTTACTACATCAACCTCAACGCGAACGAGAAGGCAAAAGTCGAGGCCAGCAAGAGGAGGATAATCCAGAGTGCCGAGAGGCTTTACGACGCCGGTGGCTGGAGCGTCGTCTTTCACGCCGGTTACTACCTCAAGCAGGACCCTGCGAAGGTCTACAACAGAATCAGGGACGCGCTGAAGGAGATTGAGAGGGAACTCCTGGACAGGGGCGTCAAGGTCTGGCTCAGGCCCGAGCTGACGGGAAAGCCGACCCAGTTCGGAGACCTGAAGGAGATAGTGAAGCTCAGCGAGGAGCTCGAGACTGTTCTTCCGACGATAGACTTCGCGCACGCCCACGCGAGGAACAAAGGCAGGTGCAACTCCGTTGAGGAGTGGCGCGAGATGCTGGCCTTTATCGAGGACAGGCTTGGCAGGGAGGCTCTGGACAACATGCACATTCACATGAGCGGCATCGAGTACACGGAGAAGGGAGAGAAGAGGCATCTCCCGCTCCAGGAGAGCGACATGAAGTGGGAGGACCTGCTCAGGGTTCTAAAGGAGTTCCGCGTCAAGGGCGTCGTCATAAGCGAGAGCCCCAACATCGAGGAGGACGCGCTCCTGATGAAGAAGAAGTACGAGGAGATAAAGGTTTAG
- a CDS encoding ATP-binding cassette domain-containing protein — MVRVVLRNVTVVYSMGNRRYEALKDFSGEFEEGKITVVFGPSGAGKTTLLKTLSTLLSPTEGTVEYDGIDVYSIGPGIRDLRKGIGISFQEPIFVDSLTLWENVELTLSAVGKLNRKSKERALELAEMLGVKDLLSKRPGEVSGGELRRVSIVRALAHDPEVIVLDEPTAYLDLESVRRVIGLLEALRDDGKTVVVSTHDSELIEIGDVHYKIRYGRLVAG; from the coding sequence GTGGTTCGTGTGGTTCTCAGAAACGTTACGGTCGTGTATTCCATGGGAAACCGAAGGTATGAGGCTCTCAAAGACTTCTCCGGTGAGTTTGAGGAGGGTAAGATAACGGTTGTTTTCGGTCCGAGCGGTGCGGGAAAGACCACTCTCCTAAAGACCCTCTCTACACTCCTCTCTCCCACCGAGGGAACAGTTGAATACGATGGAATCGACGTTTACTCTATTGGACCAGGGATCAGAGATTTGAGGAAAGGAATTGGAATCTCTTTTCAGGAGCCGATTTTTGTCGATTCATTAACGCTTTGGGAGAACGTAGAGCTCACGCTTAGTGCGGTAGGAAAACTAAACAGGAAAAGTAAGGAGAGAGCCTTAGAGCTAGCCGAAATGCTGGGGGTTAAGGATCTCCTCTCCAAGAGGCCCGGAGAAGTGAGTGGCGGTGAGCTCAGGAGGGTTTCCATAGTTAGGGCACTTGCCCACGATCCAGAGGTCATAGTCCTCGATGAACCCACTGCATACCTCGATTTGGAATCAGTCAGGAGAGTCATTGGACTCCTAGAGGCGTTAAGGGACGACGGAAAAACTGTGGTAGTTTCAACACATGATTCTGAGCTCATCGAGATAGGGGACGTTCACTACAAGATCCGCTATGGCCGTCTCGTGGCCGGATAG
- a CDS encoding DUF373 family protein — translation MKVLVLAIDRDDDFGIKAGVKGPVIGKGKCIDAALKLSLADPEDSDANVLYAAVKLYDELKESGEFEDVEVALITGHPDVGVKSDIELGRQLEAVLRKFPADGVIPVTDGAEDEQVFPILSSRLPIISSKRVVVKQNETIETTYYVIYRYIKEILSDPEASRVFLGIPGLIFLLYGVGKLISVSYPQSMNIISNIVVGIILLFIGGYAFTKGFRIQVFRAITNEFIQVIFGVSGLLIIIAGMINAYVNIDTYAKQLLGYVPEPGLIKFILYIHAINTTVIIGIAVVLVGRIVQAYLRRDPHIWYNIAGLFILPAFWIIIDVTARYALAVINFHSFSTILEILGAFVDVIFSVLISTFIRKYFLSWASGGNGGVEEPSEEIRVAESRA, via the coding sequence ATGAAAGTTCTCGTGCTGGCCATCGATAGGGACGATGACTTTGGTATAAAGGCCGGCGTGAAGGGGCCGGTGATCGGGAAGGGTAAGTGCATTGACGCTGCGTTAAAGCTCAGCCTCGCCGATCCCGAGGACAGCGATGCGAACGTTCTCTACGCCGCGGTTAAGCTCTACGACGAACTGAAGGAGAGCGGGGAGTTCGAGGACGTGGAAGTTGCTCTCATCACCGGCCATCCGGACGTGGGAGTTAAGAGCGACATTGAGCTCGGAAGACAGCTGGAGGCCGTTCTGAGGAAGTTTCCGGCGGATGGAGTTATTCCCGTAACCGACGGTGCGGAGGATGAGCAGGTCTTCCCGATACTCTCCTCCCGTCTGCCGATAATATCCTCCAAGAGGGTCGTCGTTAAGCAGAACGAGACCATCGAGACGACCTATTACGTCATTTACCGGTACATCAAGGAGATCTTGAGTGACCCCGAGGCATCAAGGGTTTTCCTCGGAATTCCTGGCCTGATATTCCTCCTCTATGGAGTCGGCAAGCTGATCTCCGTTAGCTATCCCCAGAGCATGAACATCATCTCGAACATAGTTGTCGGTATCATACTGCTCTTTATCGGCGGCTACGCCTTCACCAAGGGCTTCAGGATACAGGTGTTCAGGGCGATTACGAACGAGTTCATCCAGGTTATCTTCGGAGTCTCCGGCCTGCTTATCATAATCGCGGGCATGATAAACGCCTACGTCAACATCGATACGTACGCCAAGCAGCTTTTGGGCTACGTCCCTGAACCGGGGCTGATAAAGTTCATCCTTTACATTCACGCCATAAACACGACCGTCATAATAGGAATCGCCGTGGTCCTGGTCGGGCGCATAGTTCAGGCCTACCTCCGGAGGGATCCCCACATCTGGTACAACATAGCCGGTCTCTTTATACTTCCCGCTTTCTGGATAATAATCGACGTAACGGCCAGGTATGCGCTGGCGGTGATAAACTTCCACTCCTTCAGCACGATACTGGAGATACTCGGGGCCTTCGTCGATGTCATCTTTAGCGTCCTCATCTCAACGTTCATAAGGAAGTACTTCCTATCCTGGGCCAGTGGTGGTAACGGTGGAGTTGAAGAACCTTCTGAAGAAATACGAGTCGCTGAGAGCAGAGCGTGA
- a CDS encoding MTH1187 family thiamine-binding protein gives MVIVEFVIVPLGETSLSRYVAEVVKLLEERGIKYQLTPMSTIIEVETVRDAFDVIEEAHELMFRLGARRVSTTVRIDDRRDKTVHMEDKVQSVLEKARGG, from the coding sequence GTGGTTATCGTGGAGTTTGTAATCGTTCCCCTCGGAGAGACGAGTTTGAGCAGATACGTGGCGGAGGTAGTAAAGCTTTTAGAGGAGAGGGGAATTAAGTATCAATTGACTCCGATGTCAACGATAATAGAGGTTGAAACGGTTAGGGATGCCTTCGATGTGATCGAAGAGGCCCACGAGCTGATGTTCCGGCTCGGTGCAAGGAGGGTCTCGACGACCGTTAGGATCGATGACCGACGCGATAAGACGGTCCATATGGAGGACAAGGTTCAATCCGTCCTTGAGAAGGCCCGTGGGGGGTAG
- a CDS encoding TIGR00296 family protein encodes MYRIKDEWGEFLVKLARKAIEEYVRNGRIIEPPDDTPPELWEKMGVFVTLNRYNVPPQTALRGCIGFPLPIYPLVEATIKAAIHAAVEDPRFPPVRPEELDELTVEVSVLTPPEPVEGPPEERPRKIKVGRDGLIIEKGIYSGLLLPQVPIEWGWDEEEFLAQTCWKAGLPPDCWLDPDAKVYRFTAEIFEEEYPRGPVRRKPLV; translated from the coding sequence ATGTACCGGATAAAGGACGAGTGGGGCGAGTTCTTGGTTAAGCTCGCGAGGAAAGCCATCGAGGAGTACGTGAGGAACGGAAGAATCATAGAGCCCCCAGACGACACACCGCCGGAGCTCTGGGAGAAGATGGGCGTCTTCGTAACGCTCAACCGCTACAACGTTCCACCGCAGACCGCGCTCCGCGGGTGCATAGGATTCCCCCTGCCGATTTACCCGCTGGTCGAGGCGACGATTAAAGCAGCTATTCACGCGGCCGTTGAGGACCCGCGCTTCCCGCCCGTTAGGCCGGAGGAGCTCGACGAGCTAACGGTGGAGGTCAGCGTTCTGACCCCGCCAGAACCGGTGGAAGGCCCACCCGAGGAGAGGCCGAGGAAGATAAAGGTCGGCAGGGACGGCCTGATAATCGAAAAGGGCATCTACTCAGGCTTGCTGCTCCCACAGGTGCCGATAGAGTGGGGCTGGGACGAGGAAGAATTCCTGGCCCAGACCTGCTGGAAGGCCGGTCTACCACCGGACTGCTGGCTCGACCCAGACGCGAAGGTCTACCGCTTCACCGCGGAGATTTTCGAGGAGGAGTACCCGAGGGGACCCGTTAGAAGGAAGCCGCTGGTTTAA